Part of the Mauremys mutica isolate MM-2020 ecotype Southern chromosome 1, ASM2049712v1, whole genome shotgun sequence genome is shown below.
GTAAGACCGTGGGAAGTGAGAACCTGGTGGGACCTTGCTTTGGGGAGACAACACTCTCTGAGAGGTATAAAGTGGAGTGATTTCTTCAGCAAAACTTATCACAGCTGACAGTGCTCACTAACAGCAACACCATGAAGTTTctcctgattcttgcctgcttaGGGGCAGCAGGTGAGTTTTCCAAAGCAGTTTAATTCTCCTGATCCTCTGATGCTCTCCAGGGATCATTGGTGCTCTACCACAAACCTACTGCTTTCCCCTTTTCTTTAGGTTTCCCTCTCTTTTTATCTCTCTTTCAGTCTGTCCCTTCTGTCtccctttctctgcccccttcAGACTTCTAAGTTTCTGCTTCCTCTCTGAGACACCGTTTTTCTCTGcatttgcttctctctctctctctctctctctctctctctctgtcttttcttTGTGTACTTCTGTCTCCTTGCAATGAAACAAAAAAATTCCAGTGGCAGTTTCAATTGTTCTTGACATTCTTCTTCATTTCTTGCCCTAAACTGATGTGTATTGTTTCTGTTCACTGTTAAACAGCTATTATATTTCATGTCAGATGTGGCAGTCCTTTAGCGGTGAGTGCCATAATTCTTATTTATATTGTGAtacaggagggccagggagcagtgaTAGAGTGTTAGAGGGGAAGTATATAACTCCTAGGCTCATTAAGGCATGGTTCCCTGTAGAATAGggagggttgctacaggttaattggagcacctgtagtcaattaaggccctgttaccaacctaataaaaccccctgcttcaggcagtcaggggagaaggaggaaggactGGAGTTTGGAGGCATGCCATGAGACTTCAAAGATCAGAAAATCGGAGTAAGGGAGACCCtgcccagctggggagggagactccctcccccagcatttaAGGACCGAAGgtaccccacccaagggggaagagggcAAGAACCCACAGGGGTtaagaggggctggggctcacagtaaggagcaaacccagaccccttCCCCGCTTCCCTCCTTTACTACTTTCCCAGGCCACTAGCAGGGCCCTTGGTGCTCCAAGATGAGGGGCAATGGGTGGAATCTTAGCCCTCCGCCAagagaagtgcaggacccaccatactACATCGGCCATCTTGTTACTCTATATATATGAGTTTGTAAAACACTTGGAGGTCTTTCAGGGTTTTGCGATCTGAGAGAAATCTCCATCGTTATTTTACTGGGCAATGAAGGAACAGAGTTGATGAGACCACACTTGCTTTCTTCCAGAACCAGGATAGTTGTCACAGTCTCATGCCTTAGAGCAAGGGAGggtaaactacagcccgcaggccggATCTGGCCTGTGAGGCCTTTCAATCTGGCCTGTGAGATTGCCAGCCCtgtggcgcagcggggctaaggcaggctgcttgcctgccctggccccgtgccactcctggaagaggttggcaccatgtccctgtagccacggtggggtgtgtgtgtgggggggtggccaTAGGGCTCCGTGTGCAGCCCTCTCCTGtaggcactgccccctgcagctcccattggccaggactgGGGAACCGCGGTCAATCGGAGCTTCAGGGGTGGTACcgcaggtgagggcagtgcacgGCATAGCCActtgccccgccccacccccaggagccactgccagacatgctggccacttctgggagcagcacggggccagggcaggcatggaGCCTGACTTAGCCTCACTgcgtgctgctgccaccccagagctgcttgaggtaaggggtgccaggcaggagcccataccccaaacccctcctgtgccccctcccacaccgcagcctcctgccccagtcctacattcatggccctgcatacaatttccccacccagatgtgttcttcgggccaaaaagtttgcccacccctgccttagaggtGGTGGGCATGAAACATGGAAAATTTGAGGAGGGAGGGCTTCAAGAGATGTGGAGAAGACTCCTGTAAACCAAAGCTTTTAAGGGTATGATTAAATAATTTGATGCTCATTAGCTGCTGCTGCATTTCAAATCACTGGATTCcaagttatttttttaacacCTGATTTCCTCATTTCCCTCAGTTGCTGTCcctgttgatgatgatgatgacaaaaTCGTGGGGGGCTACACCTGCTCTGTCCCCTACCAGGTGTCCCTGAACTCAGGGTACCACTTCTGCGGGGGCTCTCTCATCAACAACCAGTGGGTCGTGTCAGCTGCTCACTGCTACAAATCGTGAGTGACGGTTAATACATTATATATTGCCTGTGGCCATGCAGCCTCTGGCTGAGATCTTGTCAGATCTAATCAGACCCGCCCAGTATGTGGATAGCAGAGCAATAAAGGAAAATCCATGTtcggggtggctctaggaatttggccgccccaagcagggtggcatgccgcagggggcgcgctgccggtcgctggtcctgcggctccgggggacctcttgcagacgtgcctgcggagggcgtgctggtcccgcggctccagtggagcatctgcaggcatacccgcgggaggtgcaccggagccgcgggaccagtggatcctccgcagtcatgcctgcgggaggtccgctggtcctgcggctccggtggacctcccgcaggcatgactgtggaaggtccgccggagccgcctgccgccctgccggcaaaatgccgccccaagcacgcgcttggcatgctggggtctggagccggccctgtccatgTTGCAGGGTGAGCTCCCAGTGCCCAAGGATGGTATCAGGAGGTGTTTCTGACCACCATGAAAGTTCCCACAACACTTTTCTCTGTAGTAGGGTTGACAGTCATCTGTCCAGGCCAATTTCCAAAATTGTTAATTACTTTCTGTTCTCCTTTAATTCCCCCAGAATTTTCAATTGGATCCATTCTTCTTCTTTATCTCTTGACCTAAAGTGTTAAGTAACCCTGCTAGACAGCTGCCCCATGCTTCCCTAGGGGTGGCTATATAACTGTGGAGGGGGTGACGTGATCCCTATATATACTTTCTATACAGAGCCTAGTTGTGCCCTTCAGTATCCAGATGCAATTGCCATTGCAGTTCATACTGGCTGAGGATAGAACTGGATCCACCTTTAGGGACGTAATTGAGCTTGGGATGAAAGTTTGTTACTGAAATGTAATATGTTATTGCTACTCCCACAACACTAAAGAAACTAAACCAGTCACCATTCCTGGGTTCTGGAAGGCTCTGGAGAGCTTAGCATACTGTAAGGACCATCCTGAGCTGACTCTGGGGcatagtctagatcaggggttctccaGCATACTCATTCTGCAGAGCATTTCACAAGTGAAGGGTCCTCTCCTGTACACACTCCACCAATGTGTTCTCAGAACCTTTCATTCTTTTCACCctgggccacagctggagatcTACTGGACAGGTAGAGATTTCCCATCTCTATCTTTTATGATTAGAACTGACAGAGCTCGTGAATTTCAATTTGTGTCATGTAAACAAATATTCAACCAGAGCAAGAATCAGTCCTCCTGCCTCTGGACATCTGCCACTCCCATTTGGGATTAAGCATCAAAATTCCTCTTCCTGGTATGAATTAGACTCACTGGGAGAATTTAAGACCttactctgaagcatctagcTTGTGCCCCTAATGGGTGTTAGGTGTGTGATGGTCAACAGAGGAAACGGGGAATTTTGAACTATTCCCTGCCCATCAGATGGCCCATTGGTTTGATTTCAGTACGAAGACTATTATGAAAGCCAGTCACAATTATTTCACTTGTGATCTATGACAGAATTTGAATGTCATCACTACACAGTGCACTGAACTATGTAGTACCACCTAGTGGTCACATCTTATCATGCTAATTGTGGTTAACTGCCCTCCATGTTGCCTGGTTGATTTTTGCAGCCGCATCCAGGTGAGGCTCGGTGAATACAACATCGATGTGTTGGAAGGGGATGAGCAGTTCATCAACTCCGATAAAGTAATTCGCCACCCCAAATACAATTCGTGGGTCCTGGATAATGACATTATGCTGATCAAGCTGGCAACCCCAGCTGCCTTGAACTCCCGTGTTACAACCATCTCTCTTCCTTCTGCCTGTGTGGCGTCTGGGACTCAGTGCCTGATTTCTGGGTGGGGAAACACCCTCAGCAGTGGCTGTGAGTATGAATGTGCCTCATACATGACACACAGCCCCCTTATCTTATTATTACAATTATGGGACCCAGATACATCTCAGTCTTGACCTGCAGCTCTTTTTGCTTTTCCAGTCTTTGGGTCCACAAGCTTAGTCTGCCAATTACCCTCACTCCTGACTAACAgccccccctgctattccagttctgggctccccacacagctctgccaatgcccctctgTCCTGCcttacagccaggggcggctccaggccccagcatgccaagcacgtgcttggggcggcatgccacgggggctgctctgccggtcaccgagagggcggcaggcggctccggtggacctcccgcaggcatgggagggagggaggtccGCAGGGGGAGGGCCGCCAGAGtcacgggaccagaggaccctccgcaggcatgcctgcaggaggtccaccggagccagtgaccgtcagagcgcccccccatggcatgacaccgtgcttggggcggtgaaatgtctagagccgcccctgcctacagccCCCTGTTATTtcagttctgggctccccacacagctctgccaatgtcccTCAGTCCTTTTCTGAAATAACCCCTGTTATTCTATTCTAGTAATTGAGGTCCTCctcacagatggtgcagtagTTTTTACTGACCTCTTCTTTATTGGATTCTCTAGCCCAGAAATCTTTGTATTAATTGGCTTCTCTGCTTTCTAAGATGAATCTTACTGTTCTCCCCTCTGTGTTGGCAGCTAACTACCCTGAGCTTCTCCAGTGTGTGGATGCTCCAGTCCTGACTGAGGCAGAATGCAGTGATGCTTACCCAGGACAAATCACTACAAACATGATCTGCGTGGGATTCCTGGAGGGTGGCAAAGACTCCTGCCAGGTGAGCTGCCTTTCATTTTCTCTTGTTCTGCAGAGACAGGGCTCAGCTGCTCTTGTCCCTCCTGTTCCAACCTTAGTGCCAGAACTCTGAGAACCTACAAAGAATTAACCACAAGATGTGATGAGGAAAAGAATGTGCTCAGGAGTTTGGAGGGTGTGTTTGGGGGTGTGAACTGGATGGCTCAAGGGACCAAGCTGTGAACTGCAGGGCATTTCACCTCTGGGTTATAAATGCAATTCAGTCTCTGATTGGGTTGAATAGGATGGACAAAACAAGGACAGAGGCAGGTGTCTGCTTCCAATCCAATCTCAGATCAGCAGATTTGGATACATTAGGCTTCTTACTGCAATCAGCATTATTCCAGGCACTGCTAATGGGTGTTAGGTGCGTGATGGTCAACAGAGGAAACTGGGAATTTTGAGCTATTCCCTGCCCATCAGACATATCCGAGCATATGGACTCTGCTGCTTCTTACCTAGTGCTTTCAAGATTCACCTGCTAGTTGAAACCTTTTCCCGATTAGCTGAATAGATTCCTCTGCCTGAATTAGCTTGTGTCGGTAACACCCAAATCCTTTCCCTCACAGGGTGATTCTGGTGGCCCAGTCGTGTGCAACGGTGAGCTCCAAGGAATTGTGTCCTGGGGGATCGGGTGTGCTTTGCAGGGTTACCCTGGAGTCTACACCAAGGTCTGCAACTATGTTGACTGGATCGAGGAGACCATTGCCGCCAACTAAGACATGCGTCTCCTGCTGGTCTCCTGATGAcatttcctttcctccccctttAATTCATCTTTGAAAAGAACATAGCACaaataaaaagatatattagCTGTAGCAAGTACTTCCTTAGTGccagtgttttttttccctctgggtTTTTCATAACACACCTTACTGGTTCCCTAGCACCTCTCATTGCTAAAGTGCCGTGTAGATGGTGCATAATGGGATCACTGCCCCCACACTGAAGTGATCTCCCTTTGAGTGAAACACAGCAATACTCTGCATGGAAAAACTAGCtcaggaagtgaggcaggagagTGGATCCAGTTGTACCTACTGGAGGAAATTTAGGGAGGCTGTGTTTCTTCAGGATGGACTATGGCCAGGACTTCTTTAAACATACAAAATGGTTCATGGGtcttttaaaataagatttaGTAGTCTGTGCAAAGTGGTGACGGGTAGCCCTAAAGATTGATTCACAATAGGAGACAAAACACAGGCAGCAACAGAACAGCACTCTcgttctcttcccccccaccccaatacaGGATCATTCTGTAGGGTGTATTCTCTAGTGCGGAGTCCAGTGCTGTTCTAAATGACTTGAGTGATGGGGCCACCATTTCCCTCGGAGACCATTCCACAATCTAACAGATCTGTTAGAAAATATTTCCAGAAATCTCCCCACTTTGCTCAGTTTTGTCACATTTATTTGTGTACTTCTGGTCCTTTCTCCTCATTGAAATAGATTTAAGATGTCTTGCCTGCAGCAGTTCCCCTGAAGGTACACGCTCAGTGGCACTGGAACACTTTTTATAGTCGGGGTActgaaagccagtggtccccaaactttttatgtcacccccccttgcccctgtccatgcctcctctccccaaagctGGGACCAGAACCGAGCCATGGCTCTGGGAGATGGGGGACAGGGGtaaggaggctgaggctgggcaaggggccagcagcaggaccccaggtttggggccaggagcggagccccAGGTGCAGGGCTGTTAGTGCTGGGGCCCTGGGCATGGGGCCGGTGGCCTGGACCCTGtacaaaacctgggggtgctgcagcagccccccgCACTCTTAGATCCCATGCCTATGGATACACTTGCACTCCTGTACCTCTGACTATCACACATACATCTGAAACCTTGACAATTTCAAACCCAAAGTGGAGGACGGTTTCCCTCTGCTGGCGCTCTGGAGAATTACCTCTTAAAGTTAACATCCAAGTGAGGCGACACCACCATCCACAGGAATCGTGATACAAAGTTAAatggaaacaaagggagaaaagtgaTTGACCAAAAGATCTCCATCTCACAGGACAGGTAGCTTGTGGGTTGGGGCTCATTAGTGACATTAAGGACATTAACAGCCACAAAGTCACTTCATTATTATCctgaaaactctcctttgccctgACTAGAAAAAACTTGACAACGGTTATGCTGCTGCTGTGCAGAAACCacagcctgtcatgctgaccaatgtTGTTTCATAGTTTCCATGTACTTACTATAGCCATCTGTTTTCTTCTTGGTttacacttagattgtaagctctctaggGAAGGCCCTGTcttattgttctgtgtttgtacagcacctggcacaatacAGTCCTGGGGCACGACTGGGGCTCTGAATACAAATCATGCAAATGCCTCTTTATATACTAATAATAGTTgttgttattaataataataaagtagtatcagaggggtagccatgttagtctgaatctgtaaaaagcgacaaagagtcctgtggcactttatagactaacagaagtactggagcatgagcttttgtgggtgaacacTTACTTTGTCAGACGCATAAAGTAGTAGTAGTCCAGAGAAGGTAAAATCAAAGCATAATTTTATAGAGACTTTACTATTGTGATAATGGTCCCTGTATTAATACCTAGAGAGACAGAAAGGCAAAGACAGATAAATTACACACT
Proteins encoded:
- the LOC123356277 gene encoding anionic trypsin-like isoform X1 — encoded protein: MKFLLILACLGAAVAVPVDDDDDKIVGGYTCSVPYQVSLNSGYHFCGGSLINNQWVVSAAHCYKSRIQVRLGEYNIDVLEGDEQFINSDKVIRHPKYNSWVLDNDIMLIKLATPAALNSRVTTISLPSACVASGTQCLISGWGNTLSSGSNYPELLQCVDAPVLTEAECSDAYPGQITTNMICVGFLEGGKDSCQGDSGGPVVCNGELQGIVSWGIGCALQGYPGVYTKVCNYVDWIEETIAAN
- the LOC123356277 gene encoding anionic trypsin-like isoform X2, which translates into the protein MRLQRSENRIAVPVDDDDDKIVGGYTCSVPYQVSLNSGYHFCGGSLINNQWVVSAAHCYKSRIQVRLGEYNIDVLEGDEQFINSDKVIRHPKYNSWVLDNDIMLIKLATPAALNSRVTTISLPSACVASGTQCLISGWGNTLSSGSNYPELLQCVDAPVLTEAECSDAYPGQITTNMICVGFLEGGKDSCQGDSGGPVVCNGELQGIVSWGIGCALQGYPGVYTKVCNYVDWIEETIAAN
- the LOC123356277 gene encoding anionic trypsin-like isoform X3; this translates as MLIKLATPAALNSRVTTISLPSACVASGTQCLISGWGNTLSSGSNYPELLQCVDAPVLTEAECSDAYPGQITTNMICVGFLEGGKDSCQGDSGGPVVCNGELQGIVSWGIGCALQGYPGVYTKVCNYVDWIEETIAAN